One segment of Theobroma cacao cultivar B97-61/B2 chromosome 9, Criollo_cocoa_genome_V2, whole genome shotgun sequence DNA contains the following:
- the LOC18591043 gene encoding cation/H(+) antiporter 14 yields the protein MRDSIINDTWLCHPNNNVRSRGIFLGDSPFNFATPVLFVQLSVSALLTAILQLLLTPLGQSAFFSQMLTGILTGPTFWSGDHPVINMIYPRKSHYVNKTFALFGCMLFLFLVGVKTDLSMVKRTGKKAVIIGVLSFVVPITLNTIVAAIITETIEMGPEVRKSIFFIASFQALTSFHVVVCLLADLNLLNSELGRLATSSSLVSGTCSWCWAIVTMTFMQGPVGRQETVIWMFLSLSLLLIVIAYVLRPVMLWIVRRTSDGKSLTEGHILAVFMMILGCSFFSEVIGHHLIIGPMFLGMATPEGPPLGSALVSKLDSYVSSILLPTYFTVSGSNVNIRTAHSETVAIISVMAVCNFIGKLLSTVLPSLYCNMPPLDAFSLGLIMCAQGITDILVLQHAMRLALIDVESYTIMSITMVLTTGIITPLVKFLYKPSKQYLSHKKRTIEHAHPETELRMLACIYSQYQTPSIINLLELSNPTAKSPICFYVVHLLELIGRSAPLLITHRPGRRHPAQLEGSEHMINAFRLYEQGNEGSVVVNLFTAVSPYVTMHDEICSLALEKRVSMVIIPFHKQWSTSTEIEELPKPIRSVNQQILQNAPCSVGILVDRGTLTGTSSMSSKTIYSIGMIFMEGPDDREALAYVMRMGEHPNISITVTRLVDSNKKKKEAGDGGGDTEQDDRIVNDFRIAHVGKKHHVYKEEFVSNSVETVEVIRSMENSYDLLLVGRRHDTESPLFMGLTEWNEFPELGFVGDMLASADSGCEVSVLVVQQQTLPGAGRRNVGISNNSMDQDSCTVVDIPRKYSRVWPSS from the exons ATGCGTGACAGTATAATTAATGATACCTGGCTATGCCACCCTAACAACAACGTAAGATCGAGGGGTATCTTCCTCGGGGATAGTCCATTCAATTTTGCCACGCCTGTACTTTTCGTTCAACTTTCTGTTTCAGCTCTATTGACTGCCATATTGCAGCTATTACTCACCCCTCTGGGTCAGAGTGCATTTTTCTCACAGATGTTG ACTGGTATACTGACGGGACCAACATTCTGGAGTGGTGACCATCCTGTCATTAACATGATTTATCCCCGCAAAAGCCATTATGTCAATAAAACCTTTGCCCTTTTTGGGTGCATGCTGTTTCTGTTTTTAGTTGGAGTGAAGACGGATTTAAGCATGGTTAAGAGAACAGGAAAGAAAGCAGTGATCATTGGGGTTCTATCTTTTGTGGTGCCCATTACTCTAAACACTATCGTTGCTGCCATTATAACGGAAACTATTGAAATGGGTCCAGAAGTACGGAAATCCATATTTTTCATCGCCTCGTTTCAAGCTTTGACTTCCTTTCACGTCGTGGTCTGCCTCCTAGCTGATCTGAATCTACTCAACTCAGAGCTGGGCCGGTTAGCCACGTCTTCTTCTTTAGTTAGTGGCACGTGTTCCTGGTGTTGGGCAATTGTAACCATGACATTCATGCAAGGTCCTGTAGGAAGACAGGAAACCGTGATATGGATGTTCCTGTCTTTGAGCCTCTTGCTGATCGTCATAGCGTACGTCTTGCGGCCTGTCATGCTGTGGATCGTTAGGCGCACAAGTGACGGAAAATCTCTGACAGAGGGTCATATCTTGGCTGTCTTCATGATGATTTTAGGGTGTTCATTCTTTAGCGAAGTTATCGGGCACCACTTGATCATCGGGCCAATGTTTTTGGGCATGGCAACGCCAGAGGGACCGCCATTAGGATCAGCACTGGTTAGTAAACTTGATTCTTacgtttcgtctattcttctACCGACCTATTTCACAGTATCCGGCTCTAACGTGAACATCCGAACTGCACATTCGGAGACTGTGGCTATCATCTCGGTTATGGCTGTTTGTAACTTCATCGGAAAACTTTTGTCCACTGTCTTGCCTTCACTTTACTGCAATATGCCCCCTCTTGATGCTTTTTCCTTAGGCCTGATCATGTGTGCCCAAGGCATCACCGATATCTTGGTTCTACAGCATGCAATGCGGCTTGCG CTCATTGACGTAGAATCATATACCATCATGTCGATAACAATGGTTTTGACGACTGGAATCATCACTCCCCTAGTGAAATTTCTTTACAAGCCATCCAAGCAATACCTTTCTCATAAGAAAAGGACCATTGAGCACGCACATCCAGAGACAGAGCTCCGAATGCTGGCCTGTATTTACAGTCAATACCAGACTCCTTCAATCATCAATCTTCTCGAATTATCAAACCCAACAGCAAAAAGCCCCATTTGTTTCTACGTGGTTCACCTCCTGGAGCTCATAGGCCGATCAGCTCCACTCCTCATAACTCACCGGCCAGGCAGAAGGCATCCGGCTCAATTGGAGGGTTCCGAGCACATGATAAACGCGTTCAGATTATACGAGCAGGGCAATGAGGGTTCTGTCGTCGTCAACTTATTCACAGCCGTTTCACCTTACGTCACCATGCATGATGAAATTTGCAGTCTTGCCTTGGAAAAGAGAGTTTCCATGGTGATTATCCCTTTCCACAAGCAATGGAGTACAAGCACTGAAATCGAAGAATTGCCTAAGCCTATCAGATCAGTCAATCAACAGATCCTCCAAAACGCCCCATGCTCGGTCGGGATCTTGGTGGACCGTGGCACGTTGACTGGCACAAGTTCCATGTCAAGTAAAACTATATACAGCATCGGAATGATCTTCATGGAAGGCCCCGATGATCGGGAAGCACTAGCGTACGTCATGCGCATGGGAGAACACCCCAACATAAGCATCACGGTCACCCGTTTGGTCGAttccaacaagaaaaagaaagaagcagGAGACGGCGGCGGCGACACGGAACAAGATGACCGCATCGTCAACGACTTCAGGATCGCGCACGTGGGAAAAAAACACCACGTGTACAAGGAGGAATTTGTGTCCAACAGCGTGGAAACAGTCGAGGTCATCCGTTCCATGGAGAACTCTTATGACCTTCTCTTGGTGGGAAGACGCCACGACACCGAGTCGCCATTGTTCATGGGACTCACCGAGTGGAATGAGTTTCCAGAGCTAGGATTCGTCGGGGACATGTTAGCATCTGCAGACTCCGGCTGCGAAGTCTCGGTGCTGGTGGTGCAACAACAAACACTGCCAGGGGCCGGCAGAAGGAACGTCGGCATCTCGAACAACTCGATGGACCAGGATTCATGCACGGTTGTAGATATACCTCGCAAGTATAGTAGAGTTTGGCCATCGTCTTAA